The following DNA comes from Euzebyales bacterium.
ATGGCTCCCGCCACAGCCGCGCGAAGTGGTGGACCGGCCCGTGACCCGACCCCACGCGCATGGCGGCGCCAGCGCGGATCGCGTCGGTAATGTAGGTCTTGGAGCCGTCGATCGCGAGCTCAAGGGGCGCGCCGCGGGCCAGGAACGCGGCGATCGCCGACGACAGCGTGCATCCCGTGCCGTGGGTGTTCGGCGTGTCGATCCGTATTGCGTCGAGGTGCCGCACAGCATCGGTGCGAGCGTCGTAGCTGACGTCCCGGCTGTGGGTGTCGTCCAGGTGCCCGCCCTTGAGCAGGACCGCCCGCGGCCCCAGCGCGGCCAGCGCCTTGGCGGCCCGTTCCATGTCCTCGACGGTGTCGATGGCCTCGCGGTCGAGCAGGACGGAGGCCTCGGGCAGGTTCGGCGTGATGACGGTCGCCATGGGCAGCAGTCGGTCGCGCAGCGCTGCGATCGCGTCGTCCTCGAGCAGGACGTCGCCGCTCTTGGCGACCATCACCGGGTCGAGCACGACGTTGCGCGCCGCGTGGCGCTCGAGCCCGGTTGCGACTGCCTCGATGATGGCGCTGTTCGAGAGCATGCCGATCTTGACCGCGGCGATCTCGATGTCGTCGAACACCGCGTCGAGCTGCGCGGTCACGAAGGCCGGCGGCACCTCGTGGATCGCGGTCACCGCGCGGGTGTTCTGCGCGGTCAGCGCGGTGATCACCGAGCAGCCGAAGGTGCCGAGGGCTGCGAACGTCTTGAGGTCGG
Coding sequences within:
- the thiD gene encoding bifunctional hydroxymethylpyrimidine kinase/phosphomethylpyrimidine kinase, translating into DLKTFAALGTFGCSVITALTAQNTRAVTAIHEVPPAFVTAQLDAVFDDIEIAAVKIGMLSNSAIIEAVATGLERHAARNVVLDPVMVAKSGDVLLEDDAIAALRDRLLPMATVITPNLPEASVLLDREAIDTVEDMERAAKALAALGPRAVLLKGGHLDDTHSRDVSYDARTDAVRHLDAIRIDTPNTHGTGCTLSSAIAAFLARGAPLELAIDGSKTYITDAIRAGAAMRVGSGHGPVHHFARLWREP